A genomic window from Ruminiclostridium cellulolyticum H10 includes:
- a CDS encoding IS110 family transposase, whose protein sequence is MKRTQNEKILQIKFETLVVGIDIGKETHYARAFDCRGLELSKLLKFSNTNQGYEALEDWMQTVMKEHSKTEAIVGFEPTGHYWFTLGDHLQRKGHRLGIVNPFHVKCTRELDDNSQTKNDKKDPKTIAMLVKDGRFRDVYIPEDVYQELREAVSERERLLEQLIGLSNQVIRWLDIRFPEFNEVFKDWTGDAAWLTLKNYPTPAKILSAGAPAIVGTWSKEMKKPSIKRAEKLVRLANVSIGRTAGSEAAEAALQNLLTQYEMILKQKQDTERLMQELLMKVPNASKLVDIKGIGMVAAAVIVSEIGDISRFKDPRQIQKMAGLSLRENSSGKHKGKTTISKRGRKRLREGLFRAIITILATNQEFRMLHQKNLGREKNPLNKMESIIALCGKLIRVIFAILTKGSDYDAGKMIEDMKASMKAA, encoded by the coding sequence ATGAAGCGTACACAAAATGAGAAGATTTTGCAAATAAAATTTGAAACATTAGTAGTTGGAATTGACATTGGGAAGGAAACACACTATGCAAGAGCCTTTGATTGCAGAGGACTAGAACTTTCAAAGCTCCTTAAATTCAGCAACACAAATCAAGGTTACGAAGCCCTTGAGGATTGGATGCAGACAGTGATGAAGGAGCACAGTAAGACAGAAGCAATTGTTGGTTTTGAACCTACAGGACATTACTGGTTCACACTAGGAGATCACTTGCAAAGAAAAGGCCATCGTTTGGGAATTGTAAACCCATTCCATGTTAAATGTACAAGAGAGCTAGATGACAATAGCCAAACAAAGAATGATAAAAAAGACCCTAAAACCATAGCAATGCTGGTCAAGGACGGCAGATTCAGGGATGTATATATTCCAGAGGATGTTTACCAAGAACTTCGTGAAGCGGTTAGCGAAAGAGAACGGTTACTTGAGCAGTTGATAGGTTTGAGCAATCAGGTTATACGTTGGCTTGATATAAGGTTCCCAGAGTTTAATGAGGTATTTAAGGATTGGACAGGTGATGCAGCTTGGCTGACATTAAAAAACTATCCTACACCAGCAAAAATACTGTCTGCAGGAGCTCCAGCAATTGTAGGTACATGGTCAAAGGAAATGAAGAAGCCTAGCATAAAAAGAGCTGAAAAACTTGTAAGGCTTGCAAACGTGTCAATTGGAAGAACGGCAGGAAGTGAAGCAGCAGAAGCAGCTTTGCAAAATCTGCTTACACAATATGAAATGATATTAAAACAGAAACAGGATACAGAAAGACTGATGCAGGAATTACTCATGAAAGTACCAAATGCATCAAAATTAGTTGATATTAAAGGGATTGGAATGGTGGCAGCAGCGGTCATTGTCAGTGAAATCGGAGATATCAGCCGATTTAAAGACCCTAGACAAATACAGAAAATGGCTGGACTAAGCTTGCGAGAAAATAGCTCAGGCAAGCATAAAGGCAAGACTACGATAAGTAAACGAGGACGAAAACGTTTAAGAGAAGGGTTGTTCAGAGCTATCATAACAATATTAGCTACAAACCAAGAATTTCGCATGTTACATCAGAAGAATCTTGGCAGAGAGAAGAACCCGCTTAACAAGATGGAATCCATAATAGCCCTATGCGGCAAGCTTATTCGAGTGATTTTTGCAATATTGACAAAAGGTAGCGATTACGATGCAGGTAAAATGATTGAAGATATGAAAGCATCGATGAAGGCAGCATAA
- a CDS encoding sensor histidine kinase produces the protein MNFKYNFVLIVLAVCSLLIFSGCTNESDKVITAPKSIGGVLDLTDWDFEKDGIIPLDGEWEFYWEEMLEWSDFQSHIPVKTGNIYVPGSWNKYKIDGKKLSSNGYATYRLTVVTSSTSNTLALKIPRIFTAYSLWSNDGLLVSSGKIAKNKEGMVPQYYPKIVTLNPNGTTFQLIVQVSNFSHRSGGILESIKLGTERQIIMARENKLALELLLFGCLMIMGIYHIVLFSFRKKNLSPLYFGVYCVLIAIRTLFVGEIFFIQLFPDFNWELQHKIQTLTFYAGVPIFATFVNSVFTDEFPKSALKFSQAAGALFCLLVLLTPARIFTYFNPLYQVITLIVIIFVVRSFILACARKRSGALIFTIGGLFFILTALNDIVFLSIPFNDNNLPYLRYIIVTGNLSSLGLIILVFSQSIMLAANFSKAFSQVEVMSEQLIIADKQKNTLLSSLEDKVRERTMDLEESNRQLESVCKNLSLMERTRKDLLTSISHDLRTPMTLIRGYTEAFLDDMVNNKEDQKKYLKLIHNKIIGLSNLTDNIFELSQLESREIKLELQKVSMADIMAKLDSKYRYDVENAGLNYIVEIPDEALDYIYIDINQMDRVFSNLIYNAIKHTPKGSITVTSSLSGDYVLYCISDTGKGISHDDIPYVFDRFYTGSKSRNSSSSGGGLGLAIVKEIVEYHGGSVRVKSTPNEGSSFIVTISRSLELL, from the coding sequence TTGAACTTTAAATATAATTTTGTTCTGATAGTTCTTGCGGTATGCAGCTTATTGATTTTTTCTGGATGTACAAATGAATCTGATAAAGTAATCACAGCTCCAAAATCGATAGGCGGGGTTTTGGATCTCACCGATTGGGATTTTGAGAAGGATGGTATTATACCATTGGACGGAGAATGGGAATTCTATTGGGAAGAGATGCTTGAATGGTCGGATTTTCAGTCTCATATACCCGTTAAGACTGGCAATATATATGTCCCAGGTTCATGGAACAAATATAAAATAGACGGTAAAAAGTTGTCCAGCAATGGATATGCAACTTATAGACTTACAGTGGTAACCAGCAGTACCAGCAATACTTTAGCCCTTAAAATCCCCCGAATTTTTACAGCCTATTCACTCTGGTCAAATGATGGTCTTCTTGTTTCAAGCGGAAAGATTGCAAAAAACAAAGAAGGTATGGTACCACAATACTATCCTAAAATAGTAACACTAAACCCTAACGGTACAACATTTCAGCTTATTGTTCAGGTTTCCAATTTTTCACACAGAAGCGGTGGTATACTGGAAAGCATTAAGCTTGGAACTGAAAGACAAATCATCATGGCCAGAGAAAATAAATTGGCTCTGGAACTGCTTCTTTTCGGCTGCCTCATGATAATGGGGATTTATCATATAGTACTCTTTTCCTTTAGAAAAAAAAACCTTTCGCCTTTGTACTTTGGAGTATATTGTGTTCTCATAGCTATACGGACACTTTTTGTAGGCGAAATTTTCTTTATTCAGCTTTTTCCCGACTTCAACTGGGAACTGCAGCATAAAATTCAAACCTTGACCTTCTATGCCGGTGTTCCAATATTTGCAACATTTGTTAACTCTGTCTTTACTGATGAGTTTCCAAAAAGTGCTTTGAAATTTTCACAGGCCGCAGGTGCTCTGTTTTGTCTGCTTGTACTTTTGACACCAGCTAGGATATTTACATACTTTAATCCGCTTTATCAGGTAATAACATTAATAGTAATTATCTTTGTAGTTCGTAGCTTTATACTAGCCTGTGCAAGAAAACGCTCAGGGGCTCTCATTTTTACGATAGGAGGACTTTTCTTCATTCTCACAGCCCTAAATGATATTGTATTTCTGAGTATACCTTTTAATGACAATAATCTGCCTTATCTCAGATATATTATTGTAACAGGCAACCTATCGTCGCTTGGCCTTATTATTCTAGTCTTTTCCCAATCCATCATGCTTGCGGCTAATTTTTCAAAAGCCTTTTCACAGGTGGAAGTAATGTCAGAACAGCTAATTATTGCAGACAAGCAAAAAAACACACTGCTATCTTCACTTGAAGACAAGGTAAGAGAACGGACTATGGATTTGGAGGAATCAAACCGCCAGCTGGAAAGCGTCTGTAAGAACCTTTCTTTGATGGAGAGGACAAGAAAAGATCTGTTAACAAGCATCTCCCACGATCTCAGGACTCCTATGACCCTTATACGTGGTTATACGGAAGCATTCCTCGACGATATGGTCAATAACAAAGAAGACCAAAAAAAATATTTAAAGCTTATACATAACAAGATTATCGGTCTGTCCAATCTGACTGATAACATATTTGAACTTTCCCAGCTGGAGTCCCGCGAGATCAAGCTGGAATTGCAAAAAGTCAGTATGGCAGACATAATGGCAAAGCTAGACAGCAAATACAGATATGATGTAGAAAATGCCGGTCTGAATTATATAGTCGAAATTCCTGATGAAGCACTTGATTATATTTATATCGACATTAACCAAATGGATAGGGTCTTCTCCAATCTAATTTACAATGCCATAAAACATACTCCCAAAGGCAGTATAACTGTTACCAGCAGTTTGTCTGGAGATTATGTTTTGTACTGCATTTCGGATACTGGTAAAGGCATATCCCATGATGATATACCATATGTATTCGACCGCTTTTATACAGGATCTAAATCCCGCAATTCATCTTCTAGCGGCGGCGGCCTAGGTCTTGCAATTGTAAAGGAGATAGTTGAATACCATGGCGGATCCGTACGGGTAAAAAGTACACCCAATGAAGGCAGTTCTTTTATTGTTACAATCAGCCGTTCACTTGAATTATTATAA
- a CDS encoding response regulator transcription factor — protein sequence MASEKILIIDDETEVIDLIKLYLLKDGFQVITATNGSTALELTNSHNPDLIILDVLLPDTNGLELCQNLRKITESPILFLSCKCTDMDKILGLTVGGDDYITKPFSPSELVARINAHLRRNRILTNQTNSADLSILNIAGLTIDFANYTLYVDDKPVVLTVKEFEILSLLSQHPNMVFSLTQLYDHIWGVDNIGDTRTVMVHISNLRKKIEKDPANPKLIVTIKGIGYKLDTTAPES from the coding sequence ATGGCTTCTGAAAAAATACTAATAATAGACGACGAAACAGAAGTAATTGACCTTATTAAACTTTATCTTTTAAAAGATGGTTTCCAAGTAATTACTGCGACTAACGGTAGTACAGCTTTAGAGCTTACAAATAGTCATAATCCTGACCTCATTATATTAGATGTTCTTCTTCCAGACACTAACGGTCTCGAATTATGTCAGAATCTCCGGAAAATAACAGAAAGTCCTATTCTGTTCCTGAGCTGCAAATGTACAGACATGGATAAAATACTAGGGCTTACCGTAGGCGGTGATGATTATATCACAAAACCGTTCAGCCCCAGTGAATTGGTGGCACGTATTAATGCACATCTGCGTCGGAATAGGATTTTGACCAATCAAACCAATTCTGCAGATCTGTCCATACTTAATATTGCAGGATTAACAATAGATTTTGCCAACTATACCCTGTATGTCGATGATAAACCTGTCGTGCTCACGGTAAAGGAATTCGAGATTCTATCGTTACTGTCACAGCATCCAAACATGGTTTTTAGTCTTACCCAATTATATGACCATATTTGGGGAGTTGATAATATAGGAGATACAAGAACTGTAATGGTACATATTAGCAACCTGCGTAAAAAAATTGAAAAGGATCCTGCAAACCCTAAACTTATTGTCACTATTAAAGGCATAGGTTACAAGCTGGACACAACTGCTCCGGAAAGCTGA